One genomic window of Saccopteryx bilineata isolate mSacBil1 chromosome 4, mSacBil1_pri_phased_curated, whole genome shotgun sequence includes the following:
- the LTC4S gene encoding leukotriene C4 synthase isoform X1, whose protein sequence is MKDEVALLATVTLLGVLLQAYFSLQVISARRAFRVSPPLTTGPPEFERIYRAQVNCSEYFPLFLATLWVAGIFFHEGAAALCGLIYLLARLRYFQGYARSTQQRLAPLYASARALWLLVALAALGLLAHFLPASLRAALLGWLRTLLPGA, encoded by the exons ATGAAGGATGAGGTGGCTCTTCTGGCCACTGTTACCCTCCTGGGAGTCCTGCTGCAAG CCTACTTCTCACTACAGGTTATCTCAGCGCGCAGGGCCTTCCGCGTGTCGCCGCCGCTCACCACCGGCCCACCTGAGTTCGAGCGCATCTACCGAGCCCA AGTGAACTGCAGCGAGTACTTCCCGCTGTTCCTCGCCACGCTCTGGGTGGCTGGCATCTTCTTTCACGAAG GTGCGGCGGCCCTGTGCGGCCTAATCTACTTGTTGGCGCGCCTCCGCTATTTTCAGGGCTACGCACGCTCCACGCAGCAGAG GCTGGCCCCGCTGTACGCGAGCGCACGCGCGCTCTGGCTGCTGGTGGCGCTGGCGGCGCTGGGCCTGCTCGCccacttcctccctgcctctctgcgcGCGGCGCTGCTGGGGTGGCTCCGGACACTGCTACCGGGGGCCTGA
- the LTC4S gene encoding leukotriene C4 synthase isoform X2 yields MKDEVALLATVTLLGVLLQAYFSLQVISARRAFRVSPPLTTGPPEFERIYRAQVNCSEYFPLFLATLWVAGIFFHEGAAALCGLIYLLARLRYFQGYARSTQQSYLVPRVLFRVCTQLGTLAHSPRRSAPR; encoded by the exons ATGAAGGATGAGGTGGCTCTTCTGGCCACTGTTACCCTCCTGGGAGTCCTGCTGCAAG CCTACTTCTCACTACAGGTTATCTCAGCGCGCAGGGCCTTCCGCGTGTCGCCGCCGCTCACCACCGGCCCACCTGAGTTCGAGCGCATCTACCGAGCCCA AGTGAACTGCAGCGAGTACTTCCCGCTGTTCCTCGCCACGCTCTGGGTGGCTGGCATCTTCTTTCACGAAG GTGCGGCGGCCCTGTGCGGCCTAATCTACTTGTTGGCGCGCCTCCGCTATTTTCAGGGCTACGCACGCTCCACGCAGCAGAG TTATTTGGTGCCACGTGTTCTCTTCCGAGTGTGTACCCAACTGGGCACCCTAGCCCACTCGCCTCGGCGATCAGCACCACGATGA
- the MGAT4B gene encoding alpha-1,3-mannosyl-glycoprotein 4-beta-N-acetylglucosaminyltransferase B isoform X3, whose translation MRLRNGTFLTLLLLCLCAFLSLSWYAALSGQKGDVVDVYQREFLALRDRLHAAEQESLRRSKELNLVLDKIKRAVSERQALRDRDGNRTWGRLTEDPRLKLWNVSDKHLLHLPTVFHHLPHLLAKESSLQPAVRVGQGRTGVSVVMGIPSVRREVHSYLTDTLHSLISELSAREKEDSVIVVLIAETDPQYTSVVTENIKALWRTKQNLDYCFLMMYAQSKGIYYVQLEDDIVAKPNYLSTMKNFALQQPSEDWMILEFSQLGFIGKMFKSLDLSLIVEFILMFYRDKPIDWLLDHILWVKVCNPEKDAKHCDRQKANLRIRFKPSLFQHVGTHSSLAGKIQKLKDKDFGKQALRKEHVNPPAEVSTSLKTYQHFTLEKAYLREDFFWAFTPAAGDFIRFRFFQPLRLERFFFRSGNIEHPEDKLFNTSVEVLPFDNPQSDKEALQEGHSATLRYPRSPDGYLQIGSFYKGVAEGEVDPAFGPLEALRLSIQTDSPVWVILSEIFLKKAD comes from the exons ATGAGGCTCCGCAATGGCACCTTCCTGACGCTGCTACTCCTCTGCCTGTGCGCCTTCCTCTCGCTTTCCTGGTACGCGGCCCTCAGCGGCCAGAAAG GCGATGTGGTGGACGTGTACCAGCGGGAGTTTCTGGCACTTCGGGACCGGTTGCACGCAGCTGAGCAGGAGAGCCTCAGACGCTCCAAGGAGCTCAACCTGGTGCTGGATAAGATCAAGAGGGCTGTGTCAGAGAGGCAGGCGCTGCGAGACAGAGACGGCAATCGCACCTGGGGCAGACTAACCG AGGACCCACGCCTGAAGCTGTGGAATGTTTCTGACAAGCACTTGCTGCACCTGCCTACTGTCTTCCACCACCTGCCACACCTGCTGGCTAAGGAAAGCAGCCTGCAGCCGGCCGTGCGCGTAGGCCAGGGCCGCACTGGAG TATCGGTGGTGATGGGCATCCCCAGCGTGCGGCGTGAGGTGCACTCATACCTGACTGACACGCTGCATTCACTCATCTCAGAGCTGAGTGCACGAGAGAAGGAGGACTCAGTCATCGTGGTGCTGATCGCCGAG ACTGACCCACAGTACACTTCAGTGGTGACAGAGAACATCAAGGCCTT GTGGAGGACCAAACAGAACCTCGACTACTGCTTCCTGATGATGTACGCGCAGTCCAAAGGCATCTACTATGTGCAG CTGGAGGATGATATAGTGGCCAAGCCCAACTACCTGAGCACCATGAAGAACTTCGCACTGCAGCAGCCCTCAGAGGACTGGATGATCCTGGAATTCTCCCAGCTGGGCTTCATTG GGAAGATGTTTAAGTCACTGGACCTGAGCCTGATTGTGGAGTTCATCCTCATGTTCTACCGGGACAAGCCCATTGACTGGCTCCTGGACCATATTCTGTGGGTGAAAGTCTGCAACCCTGAGAAGGATGCG AAGCACTGTGACCGGCAGAAGGCCAACCTCCGTATCCGCTTCAAGCCGTCCCTCTTCCAGCATGTGGGCACTCACTCCTCATTGGCGGGCAAGATTCAGAAACTGAAG GACAAGGACTTTGGGAAGCAGGCGCTGCGGAAGGAGCATGTGAACCCCCCAGCTGAAGTGAGTACAAGCCTCAAGACATACCAGCACTTCACCCTGGAGAAGGCCTATCTACGCGAGGATTTCTTCTGGGCCTTCACACCTGCTGCAGGGGACTTTATCCGCTTCCGCTTCTTCCAGCCCCTGCGTCTTGAGCG GTTCTTCTTCCGCAGTGGGAACATTGAGCATCCTGAGGACAAGCTCTTCAACACTTCTGTGGAGGTGCTGCCCTTTGAT AACCCCCAGTCGGACAAGGAGGCCCTGCAGGAGGGCCACTCAGCCACCCTCCGGTACCCGCGGAGCCCTGATGGCTACCTCCAGATCG GCTCCTTCTACAAAGGTGTGGCAGAGGGCGAGGTGGACCCTGCCTTCGGTCCCCTGGAAGCACTACGCCTCTCCATCCAGACAGACTCGCCAGTGTGGGTCATTCTGAGTGAG ATCTTCCTGAAAAAGGCTGACTAA
- the MGAT4B gene encoding alpha-1,3-mannosyl-glycoprotein 4-beta-N-acetylglucosaminyltransferase B isoform X2, with protein sequence MRLRNGTFLTLLLLCLCAFLSLSWYAALSGQKGDVVDVYQREFLALRDRLHAAEQESLRRSKELNLVLDKIKRAVSERQALRDRDGNRTWGRLTEDPRLKLWNVSDKHLLHLPTVFHHLPHLLAKESSLQPAVRVGQGRTGVSVVMGIPSVRREVHSYLTDTLHSLISELSAREKEDSVIVVLIAETDPQYTSVVTENIKALFPTEIHSGLLEVISPSPHFYPDFSRLRESFGDPKERVRWRTKQNLDYCFLMMYAQSKGIYYVQLEDDIVAKPNYLSTMKNFALQQPSEDWMILEFSQLGFIGKMFKSLDLSLIVEFILMFYRDKPIDWLLDHILWVKVCNPEKDAKHCDRQKANLRIRFKPSLFQHVGTHSSLAGKIQKLKDKDFGKQALRKEHVNPPAEVSTSLKTYQHFTLEKAYLREDFFWAFTPAAGDFIRFRFFQPLRLERFFFRSGNIEHPEDKLFNTSVEVLPFDNPQSDKEALQEGHSATLRYPRSPDGYLQIGSFYKGVAEGEVDPAFGPLEALRLSIQTDSPVWVILSEIFLKKAD encoded by the exons ATGAGGCTCCGCAATGGCACCTTCCTGACGCTGCTACTCCTCTGCCTGTGCGCCTTCCTCTCGCTTTCCTGGTACGCGGCCCTCAGCGGCCAGAAAG GCGATGTGGTGGACGTGTACCAGCGGGAGTTTCTGGCACTTCGGGACCGGTTGCACGCAGCTGAGCAGGAGAGCCTCAGACGCTCCAAGGAGCTCAACCTGGTGCTGGATAAGATCAAGAGGGCTGTGTCAGAGAGGCAGGCGCTGCGAGACAGAGACGGCAATCGCACCTGGGGCAGACTAACCG AGGACCCACGCCTGAAGCTGTGGAATGTTTCTGACAAGCACTTGCTGCACCTGCCTACTGTCTTCCACCACCTGCCACACCTGCTGGCTAAGGAAAGCAGCCTGCAGCCGGCCGTGCGCGTAGGCCAGGGCCGCACTGGAG TATCGGTGGTGATGGGCATCCCCAGCGTGCGGCGTGAGGTGCACTCATACCTGACTGACACGCTGCATTCACTCATCTCAGAGCTGAGTGCACGAGAGAAGGAGGACTCAGTCATCGTGGTGCTGATCGCCGAG ACTGACCCACAGTACACTTCAGTGGTGACAGAGAACATCAAGGCCTT GTTCCCCACGGAGATCCATTCTGGGCTCCTGGAGGTCATCTCCCCTTCACCCCATTTCTACCCTGACTTCTCCCGACTCCGAGAGTCCTTTGGGGACCCCAAGGAGAGAGTCAG GTGGAGGACCAAACAGAACCTCGACTACTGCTTCCTGATGATGTACGCGCAGTCCAAAGGCATCTACTATGTGCAG CTGGAGGATGATATAGTGGCCAAGCCCAACTACCTGAGCACCATGAAGAACTTCGCACTGCAGCAGCCCTCAGAGGACTGGATGATCCTGGAATTCTCCCAGCTGGGCTTCATTG GGAAGATGTTTAAGTCACTGGACCTGAGCCTGATTGTGGAGTTCATCCTCATGTTCTACCGGGACAAGCCCATTGACTGGCTCCTGGACCATATTCTGTGGGTGAAAGTCTGCAACCCTGAGAAGGATGCG AAGCACTGTGACCGGCAGAAGGCCAACCTCCGTATCCGCTTCAAGCCGTCCCTCTTCCAGCATGTGGGCACTCACTCCTCATTGGCGGGCAAGATTCAGAAACTGAAG GACAAGGACTTTGGGAAGCAGGCGCTGCGGAAGGAGCATGTGAACCCCCCAGCTGAAGTGAGTACAAGCCTCAAGACATACCAGCACTTCACCCTGGAGAAGGCCTATCTACGCGAGGATTTCTTCTGGGCCTTCACACCTGCTGCAGGGGACTTTATCCGCTTCCGCTTCTTCCAGCCCCTGCGTCTTGAGCG GTTCTTCTTCCGCAGTGGGAACATTGAGCATCCTGAGGACAAGCTCTTCAACACTTCTGTGGAGGTGCTGCCCTTTGAT AACCCCCAGTCGGACAAGGAGGCCCTGCAGGAGGGCCACTCAGCCACCCTCCGGTACCCGCGGAGCCCTGATGGCTACCTCCAGATCG GCTCCTTCTACAAAGGTGTGGCAGAGGGCGAGGTGGACCCTGCCTTCGGTCCCCTGGAAGCACTACGCCTCTCCATCCAGACAGACTCGCCAGTGTGGGTCATTCTGAGTGAG ATCTTCCTGAAAAAGGCTGACTAA
- the MGAT4B gene encoding alpha-1,3-mannosyl-glycoprotein 4-beta-N-acetylglucosaminyltransferase B isoform X1: MRLRNGTFLTLLLLCLCAFLSLSWYAALSGQKGDVVDVYQREFLALRDRLHAAEQESLRRSKELNLVLDKIKRAVSERQALRDRDGNRTWGRLTEDPRLKLWNVSDKHLLHLPTVFHHLPHLLAKESSLQPAVRVGQGRTGVSVVMGIPSVRREVHSYLTDTLHSLISELSAREKEDSVIVVLIAETDPQYTSVVTENIKALPWRLHTYWVFLSPRFPTEIHSGLLEVISPSPHFYPDFSRLRESFGDPKERVRWRTKQNLDYCFLMMYAQSKGIYYVQLEDDIVAKPNYLSTMKNFALQQPSEDWMILEFSQLGFIGKMFKSLDLSLIVEFILMFYRDKPIDWLLDHILWVKVCNPEKDAKHCDRQKANLRIRFKPSLFQHVGTHSSLAGKIQKLKDKDFGKQALRKEHVNPPAEVSTSLKTYQHFTLEKAYLREDFFWAFTPAAGDFIRFRFFQPLRLERFFFRSGNIEHPEDKLFNTSVEVLPFDNPQSDKEALQEGHSATLRYPRSPDGYLQIGSFYKGVAEGEVDPAFGPLEALRLSIQTDSPVWVILSEIFLKKAD; the protein is encoded by the exons ATGAGGCTCCGCAATGGCACCTTCCTGACGCTGCTACTCCTCTGCCTGTGCGCCTTCCTCTCGCTTTCCTGGTACGCGGCCCTCAGCGGCCAGAAAG GCGATGTGGTGGACGTGTACCAGCGGGAGTTTCTGGCACTTCGGGACCGGTTGCACGCAGCTGAGCAGGAGAGCCTCAGACGCTCCAAGGAGCTCAACCTGGTGCTGGATAAGATCAAGAGGGCTGTGTCAGAGAGGCAGGCGCTGCGAGACAGAGACGGCAATCGCACCTGGGGCAGACTAACCG AGGACCCACGCCTGAAGCTGTGGAATGTTTCTGACAAGCACTTGCTGCACCTGCCTACTGTCTTCCACCACCTGCCACACCTGCTGGCTAAGGAAAGCAGCCTGCAGCCGGCCGTGCGCGTAGGCCAGGGCCGCACTGGAG TATCGGTGGTGATGGGCATCCCCAGCGTGCGGCGTGAGGTGCACTCATACCTGACTGACACGCTGCATTCACTCATCTCAGAGCTGAGTGCACGAGAGAAGGAGGACTCAGTCATCGTGGTGCTGATCGCCGAG ACTGACCCACAGTACACTTCAGTGGTGACAGAGAACATCAAGGCCTT GCCCTGGAGACTGCACACCTACTGGGTCTTCCTGTCCCCCAGGTTCCCCACGGAGATCCATTCTGGGCTCCTGGAGGTCATCTCCCCTTCACCCCATTTCTACCCTGACTTCTCCCGACTCCGAGAGTCCTTTGGGGACCCCAAGGAGAGAGTCAG GTGGAGGACCAAACAGAACCTCGACTACTGCTTCCTGATGATGTACGCGCAGTCCAAAGGCATCTACTATGTGCAG CTGGAGGATGATATAGTGGCCAAGCCCAACTACCTGAGCACCATGAAGAACTTCGCACTGCAGCAGCCCTCAGAGGACTGGATGATCCTGGAATTCTCCCAGCTGGGCTTCATTG GGAAGATGTTTAAGTCACTGGACCTGAGCCTGATTGTGGAGTTCATCCTCATGTTCTACCGGGACAAGCCCATTGACTGGCTCCTGGACCATATTCTGTGGGTGAAAGTCTGCAACCCTGAGAAGGATGCG AAGCACTGTGACCGGCAGAAGGCCAACCTCCGTATCCGCTTCAAGCCGTCCCTCTTCCAGCATGTGGGCACTCACTCCTCATTGGCGGGCAAGATTCAGAAACTGAAG GACAAGGACTTTGGGAAGCAGGCGCTGCGGAAGGAGCATGTGAACCCCCCAGCTGAAGTGAGTACAAGCCTCAAGACATACCAGCACTTCACCCTGGAGAAGGCCTATCTACGCGAGGATTTCTTCTGGGCCTTCACACCTGCTGCAGGGGACTTTATCCGCTTCCGCTTCTTCCAGCCCCTGCGTCTTGAGCG GTTCTTCTTCCGCAGTGGGAACATTGAGCATCCTGAGGACAAGCTCTTCAACACTTCTGTGGAGGTGCTGCCCTTTGAT AACCCCCAGTCGGACAAGGAGGCCCTGCAGGAGGGCCACTCAGCCACCCTCCGGTACCCGCGGAGCCCTGATGGCTACCTCCAGATCG GCTCCTTCTACAAAGGTGTGGCAGAGGGCGAGGTGGACCCTGCCTTCGGTCCCCTGGAAGCACTACGCCTCTCCATCCAGACAGACTCGCCAGTGTGGGTCATTCTGAGTGAG ATCTTCCTGAAAAAGGCTGACTAA